From the genome of Suricata suricatta isolate VVHF042 chromosome 3, meerkat_22Aug2017_6uvM2_HiC, whole genome shotgun sequence, one region includes:
- the RPRM gene encoding protein reprimo — translation MNPALDNQTDVAGLLLANSSEALERAVRCCTQASVVTDDGFAEGGPDERSLYIMRVVQIAVMCVLSLTVVFGIFFLGCNLLIKSEGMINFLVKDRRPSKEVEAVVVGPY, via the coding sequence ATGAACCCAGCGCTGGACAACCAGACCGATGTGGCGGGCCTGCTCCTGGCCAACAGCAGCGAGGCGCTGGAGCGCGCGGTGCGCTGCTGCACCCAGGCGTCGGTGGTGACCGACGACGGCTTCGCCGAGGGCGGCCCGGACGAGCGCAGCCTGTACATCATGCGCGTGGTACAGATCGCCGTCATGTGTGTGCTCTCGCTCACCGTGGTCTTCGGCATCTTCTTCCTCGGCTGCAACCTCCTCATCAAGTCCGAGGGCATGATCAACTTCCTGGTGAAAGACCGGAGACCGTCTAAGGAGGTGGAGGCGGTGGTCGTGGGGCCCTACTGA